Genomic segment of Arachis hypogaea cultivar Tifrunner chromosome 16, arahy.Tifrunner.gnm2.J5K5, whole genome shotgun sequence:
gACTAAGGACCCCCAGGAACACCTCACGGCATTTGAAGCAAGAATGAATCTGGAAGGGGTAAGCGACGCGTTTAGGTGCCGAGCATTCCCTGTGACGCTGGCTGGCCTAGCGATCCGATGGTTTAATGCACTCCCACAAGGATCCATCACGACCTTCACGAACATCTCCCAAAGCTTCCTAGCTCGGTTCACGACACGCATAGCCAAGGCAAAACACCCGATCAACTTGCTAGGAGTTACCCAAAAACCTGGAGAGCCGACCAGAAAGTTCCTGGACAGATTTAATGATGAATGTTTAGAAATTGATGGCCTCACCGACTCGGTTGCCAGTCTTTACTTGACGAACGGCTTGCTAAACGAGGACTTTAGAAAACACCTTACTACCAATCCCGTCTGGACCATGCAGGAAATTCAAAGCATGGCTAAAGAATACATCAACGATGAGGAGGTAAGCCAGGTCGTGGCAGCCAACAAACGGCAGCCCTCAAACCCCTTAGCACGGCAGGCCCCTCAGGTCGACAGGTACAAGGAAGCTCCCAGGGACAGAACCTCGgcaaaataatcaaaacaaatCCCACGAGTAGGGAGATTCACAAACTACACGCCACTTATGACGCCCATAGTGGAGGTCTACCAGCAGATCGCGGACAAGGGAATCCTGTCCAGAACCAAACCATTGAAAGAGAGAACAGGAGGAAACAAAAGCCTTTACTGTGATTACCATAAGGGGTTCGGTCACAAAACCCAGGACTGCTTTGATCTCAAAGACGCTTTAGAGCAAGCCATCAGGGAAGGAAAGCTGAACGAGTTCTCCCGACTCATCCAAGAACCAAGGAGGCGAGAGCAAGAACGCTCCGAAGAGGACAGCAACCAGACTGTCAAACCAAGACAAGGGCCCGCAGGGAACACCGACAAAAAAGGATACCCGGGTCCTATCCATCTCGACGGGAGGCCCCGCCGTTCCGAACAGGGGATCTCCCATGATATCTTTCGGTCCAGAAGACCAATGGTTTCATGATCTTCCCAAAAACCCCCCCATGGTAATCACAGCAATGGTAGGGACGGGCTTAGTCAAGCAAATCCTTGTCGACACTGGGGCCGACTCCAATATCCTGTTCAGGAATGTATTCGACGCCATGGGACTCAAGGAATCCGACCTCAAGGGCCACTAGCACGGGGTCATGGGACTAGGCGACAACTATATAAAACCTGACGGGACAATCTCCCTCCCAATCTGCCTAGGAACCGGAGGCACCAGGAGGTCGGTTATGGCGGACTTCGTAGTCCTCAGagactccacagcctacaacatcatcctggGAAGAAAAACCATCAACGAGTTCTCAGCCGTAATATGCACTAAATTCTTAACAATGAAGTTCGTAACGGACAAGGGAACTGTTGGCTCCATTAGGGGAGACTTAGAAGCGGTGGTCGCCTGCGACAACGCCAGTCTCTCCCTAAGGAAAGAGTCTAAAAAGGTAGCCGGCGTGTTCTTGGCAGACCTGGACGTAAGGATAGAGGACAAGCCGAGGCCGGAACCAGAAGGGGACATGGAGAAGTTCCAGATAGGGAAATCGACAGAATAGTTTACCTTCGTAAACAGGAACCTGCCTCACGAACTTAAGGGC
This window contains:
- the LOC112756808 gene encoding uncharacterized protein; the encoded protein is MAEWIKAQARPGQAEHRPDCRPLAGRLSYFHPSILKVRLPRNFDKPTDMRYDGTKDPQEHLTAFEARMNLEGVSDAFRCRAFPVTLAGLAIRWFNALPQGSITTFTNISQSFLARFTTRIAKAKHPINLLGVTQKPGEPTRKFLDRFNDECLEIDGLTDSVASLYLTNGLLNEDFRKHLTTNPVWTMQEIQSMAKEYINDEEVSQVVAANKRQPSNPLARQAPQVDRYKEAPRDRTSAK